ACATTCAAGGGGAAAAGATCATGACCAATATTCGCAAGACGCTCGGCGCCACCACCGCATTTTCGATGTTCCTGCTCGCCCTACCGGCCTTTGCCCAGCAGGGGCCGTCGGTCGAGGAAGCGGCCGCGGCACCGGATAATGACGACATCATCGTCACCGCACAGAAGCGCGAACAGACGCTGTTCGAAATCCCCCAGTCGATCGCAGTGGTCGGTGGCAGCACGCTTTTACGTCAGCAGGCGGTGAGCTTCGTCGATTATGCCGCGCTGGTCCCCGGCCTTACCATCCAGCAGGACAATCCCGGCGAGGCGCGCGTGGTCTTGCGTGGTATTAATACCGGTTCAGTCGGATCGACTGTCGGTATTTATGTTGACGAAACGCCGTATGGTTCGAGTTCGAGCTTGGGTAATGCCGGCGTGCTGGCTGGCGACTTCGACACGTTTGATCTCGCCCGAGTCGAAGTATTGCGCGGTCCGCAGGGCACGCTCTACGGCGCGAATTCACTCGGCGGCGTGCTCAAGTTCGTAACCAACGCGCCCAAGCTCGACACGTTCGAAGTGCGTGGCCAGGCCGGGCTCGAAAAAATCGAAGATGGCGGCACTGGTTATCTCGGCAACGCGGTGGTCAATCTTCCACTCGGCAAAACGCTCGCCCTCCGCGCCAGTGGTTTTTATCGCAAGAATGCCGGCTTCATTGATGCGACCGGACGATCGGGCGAGAACATCAATCAATCCGAAGTCTATGGCGGTCGCGCGTCGTTGTTGTTCCAGCCCGTCGATGCCTTGTCGGTGCGTCTGACGGCGGTCGCGCAGAACATCCGTGCCAATTCGCCATCGTCCTACGACGCCGATCCGGTGACGTTCCGGCCGCTTGCGGCCGACCCGTTTACCGGCGCCGCGCTCAACGGGCAGCTGACTCGGGCAGAATTCTTCCCCGACAGCAACAAGGTCGATTACCGGCTGTATAACGGCACGCTGCGCTACGATTTCGGCTTTGCGAACCTCACCTCGGTGACCAGCTACGGCATTCTCGACCAGCGTCAGCTGATTGACGCCTCGATCACGCTGGGTGGCACGATCAACGCCGTCTATGGCGGCACGACGCCACTGGGCGTCGCGCTGCAAGCCGATATCAAACAGAAAAAATTCACTCAGGAGGTGCGCCTCGCCTCGGCCGATTCGGAAAGCTTCGAATGGCTGATCGGCGGTTATTATACGCGTGAGACGGTCGGCCTTTTCCAACGCTATGCGCCGTTTATCGACGGCACGACCGATTTCATCGATCCGACACTGAACATTGGCGGCACGGTGTTTCCGCAATTTCTCACCGTCTCGCTGGATTCGGTCTATAAGGAATATGCCGCATTCGGCAGCGCGACGCTTCACCTGTTGCCGAGCTTCGATATTACTGCGGGCGGCCGTTACAGTCACAATGATCAGCATTCGGTGCAGATTCAGGATGGCGCCTATCTGCCATTGGTCGGCATCCCGTTCATTCCGTTCGTCACCAACGGCAAGTCGGACGAGAATGTGTTCACCTGGTCGGTCGCGCCGCGCTTCGAACTGAGCGATCATGCCTCAATCTATGCGCGTGTCGCGAAGGGTTATCGCCCCGGCGGTCCCAACGTCGTACCGCCCGGCGCCGCCGCCGACTATCCGGTCACGTTCAAGGCCGACACGCTGATCAGTTATGAGGTCGGCGTGCGGGCCGAAACTGCGGATCGCACCTTTGGAATTGACGCTTCGGTATATTATCTCGATTGGAAGAACATCCTGGTGTTCGGCTCCTATGACAGCGCCGTCGGGCCGATCGGCGCCAACGCCAATGGCAAAAGGGCGCGCAGCTACGGTGCGGAAGCGACCGCGACGATCCGCCCGATCGCCGGGTTCAGTGTCGTGCTTAACGCCGCGTACAATGATGCCAAGCTGAGGCAGAGTACACCCGAAGTCACGGGCGGGCTGAAAGGCGATCAGTTGCCATTCTCTCCAAAATGGAGCGCGAACCTGAGCGCGGATTACGAATGGGCTATATCAGGTAGCGCCAAGGCTTTCGTTGGCGGCAATGTTCGGCTGGTTGACGATCAAGCGGCGGATTTCGATGTTGCATACCGCGCGGCCTTCGGCCGTCGACTGGTGCTCGATGGATATGGAACCGTCGATCTGCGGGCCGGTGTCGATCTTGGCGCGGTGACAATCACCGCTTATGCCAAAAACCTCGCGAACGAACGCGCCTTTACCAATCTTTCGGGCTTTGGCACGCGACCCGGCACCGCGCTCGCCGCATCGCCGATCCGTCCGCGAACGATCGGCGTCAATCTCGGCTTCGCGTTCTGATCGGCGGGATGATGTCAGGCACCAATGTCATGCGTGAACCGCGCGAGCGGGCGTTCGGGGCACTTCCGCAACCCTATCTCCTATTCCTCGGGGATACGACCGAGCCGGGTTATGCCAAGACCGCGTTCGGCCTGCGCGACTGGGCACGCGATTCCTGCGTCGGCGAATTCGCGCTCGCCGGGGCAAGCGTGTCGACCGGGTTGCCACGCCTCTCCCCGGCCGAGGCGCGACTGCGCGGGGCGCGGTCCATGGTCATTGGCGTCGCCAATTCGGGTGGGCTGATCCCGGACAGCTGGATCGGTGGTCTGGTCGAGGCGCTCGAGGCCGGGCTGGACCTGGTCAGCGGCATGCATATGAAGCTGAGCGATATGCCCGCCTTGCGCAGCGCCGCCGACCGCCTTGGTCGTGACCTGATCGACGTGCGCACGCCGCCGCCGGGCATTCGCGTCGGCAGCGGTGCGAAGCGCGGCGGCAAGCGGCTGCTGACCGTCGGCACCGATTGCGCGCTGGGCAAGAAATATACCGCGCTCGCCATCGCCCGCGCGTTCAAGGCACGCGGCGTCGCGGCCGATTTCCGTGCTTCCGGACAGACCGGCATCATGATCGCCGGCGGCGGCATTCCGATGGACGCGGTGGTGTCGGATTTCATTGCCGGCGCGGCGGAAATGCTCAGCCCCGCTGCCGCGCCCGATCATTGGGATGTGATCGAGGGGCAGGGGTCGTTGTTCCATCCGGCCTATGCCGCGGTGACGCTCGGCCTGCTGCATGGCAGCCAGCCCGATCTGTTCGTCGTCTGTCATGAACCCGGGCGAACCACCATGCTCGGTCATCCCGGTTACACCCTGCCGTCGATCGAGACGGTGATCGAACAAACCGTTGCGCTTGGCCGGCTGACCAATCCGGCGATCCGATG
This portion of the Sphingomonas sp. So64.6b genome encodes:
- a CDS encoding TonB-dependent receptor, which encodes MTNIRKTLGATTAFSMFLLALPAFAQQGPSVEEAAAAPDNDDIIVTAQKREQTLFEIPQSIAVVGGSTLLRQQAVSFVDYAALVPGLTIQQDNPGEARVVLRGINTGSVGSTVGIYVDETPYGSSSSLGNAGVLAGDFDTFDLARVEVLRGPQGTLYGANSLGGVLKFVTNAPKLDTFEVRGQAGLEKIEDGGTGYLGNAVVNLPLGKTLALRASGFYRKNAGFIDATGRSGENINQSEVYGGRASLLFQPVDALSVRLTAVAQNIRANSPSSYDADPVTFRPLAADPFTGAALNGQLTRAEFFPDSNKVDYRLYNGTLRYDFGFANLTSVTSYGILDQRQLIDASITLGGTINAVYGGTTPLGVALQADIKQKKFTQEVRLASADSESFEWLIGGYYTRETVGLFQRYAPFIDGTTDFIDPTLNIGGTVFPQFLTVSLDSVYKEYAAFGSATLHLLPSFDITAGGRYSHNDQHSVQIQDGAYLPLVGIPFIPFVTNGKSDENVFTWSVAPRFELSDHASIYARVAKGYRPGGPNVVPPGAAADYPVTFKADTLISYEVGVRAETADRTFGIDASVYYLDWKNILVFGSYDSAVGPIGANANGKRARSYGAEATATIRPIAGFSVVLNAAYNDAKLRQSTPEVTGGLKGDQLPFSPKWSANLSADYEWAISGSAKAFVGGNVRLVDDQAADFDVAYRAAFGRRLVLDGYGTVDLRAGVDLGAVTITAYAKNLANERAFTNLSGFGTRPGTALAASPIRPRTIGVNLGFAF
- a CDS encoding DUF1611 domain-containing protein, producing the protein MREPRERAFGALPQPYLLFLGDTTEPGYAKTAFGLRDWARDSCVGEFALAGASVSTGLPRLSPAEARLRGARSMVIGVANSGGLIPDSWIGGLVEALEAGLDLVSGMHMKLSDMPALRSAADRLGRDLIDVRTPPPGIRVGSGAKRGGKRLLTVGTDCALGKKYTALAIARAFKARGVAADFRASGQTGIMIAGGGIPMDAVVSDFIAGAAEMLSPAAAPDHWDVIEGQGSLFHPAYAAVTLGLLHGSQPDLFVVCHEPGRTTMLGHPGYTLPSIETVIEQTVALGRLTNPAIRCVGISLNTATLGSDTAAALIAAESDRLGLPVADPIRGGAAFEQLIDACLA